The Chryseobacterium aureum genome contains a region encoding:
- a CDS encoding transposase: protein MLYKEIHIGKFIKERVDEIEIATERICKFLGKDEGTVEMMYDSKSMDTDLLLRWSKLLEYDFFRLYSSHMILYAPPSAINKNLQKSEKTPYFRKNIYTQEIKDFIMKRILSGEMTQSEVIKEYSIPKSTLHRWLQKSDNTNG from the coding sequence ATGTTATATAAAGAAATCCATATTGGGAAATTTATTAAGGAAAGAGTAGATGAAATTGAAATAGCAACAGAGAGAATATGCAAATTTTTAGGTAAAGATGAAGGAACTGTCGAAATGATGTATGACAGCAAATCTATGGATACCGATCTTCTTCTAAGATGGAGCAAATTATTGGAATACGATTTTTTCAGACTCTACAGTTCACACATGATTTTATATGCTCCTCCTTCCGCAATCAACAAAAACCTGCAAAAGTCTGAAAAGACTCCTTATTTCAGAAAAAACATTTACACACAGGAAATCAAAGACTTTATTATGAAAAGAATTCTTTCCGGTGAAATGACCCAAAGCGAAGTTATTAAAGAATATTCCATTCCGAAAAGTACACTCCACAGATGGCTTCAGAAGAGTGACAATACAAACGGATAA
- a CDS encoding SulP family inorganic anion transporter: protein MKNTISLFDFSKKINYRNELLAGFTVAMTMIPESLSFAILAGLSPLTGLYAAFMMGLVTAVLGGRPGMVSGGAGATVVVLIALIKSHGVEYLFATVALAGIFQMLVGIFKLGKFVRLIPQPVMYGFLNGLAIIIFMAQVEQFKITDSSGAVSWLQGMPLYIMAGLTALTIAIVYFFPKITKVVPASLVAIMVVFAVVLGFNIPTKTVADIARISGNLPSFHLPQIPFSLKTLQIIFPYALIMAGVGLIESLLTLSMVDEITNTKGSANKESVAQGLANITNGFFGGMGGCAMVAQTLVNLNAGSRARLSGIIASILILIIILCGAPVIEKIPMAALVGVMMMVAVSTFQWVSVRIVNKMPKSDIFVGVTVAMITVVLHNLALAVLIGVIISALVFAWDNAQRIRARKYVDESGVKYYEIYGPLFFGSVTAFTDKFDPMNDPDQVVIDFKESRIVDMSAIDALDKLSKRYKQENKTLHLRHLSEDCRKILKNAEAVVEVNIQDDPTYKVMPEK from the coding sequence ATGAAAAATACTATAAGCTTATTCGATTTTTCGAAAAAAATAAACTACAGGAATGAATTGCTGGCCGGTTTTACGGTAGCAATGACAATGATTCCTGAATCACTTTCATTTGCGATCCTTGCCGGGCTTTCTCCGCTTACAGGGCTGTATGCCGCTTTTATGATGGGGCTTGTAACAGCTGTTTTAGGTGGGCGTCCGGGAATGGTTTCCGGTGGAGCGGGGGCAACGGTTGTTGTACTGATTGCTCTTATAAAGTCTCATGGGGTAGAATATCTTTTTGCTACAGTTGCTCTTGCCGGAATATTTCAGATGCTGGTGGGAATTTTTAAACTGGGTAAATTTGTAAGGCTCATTCCACAACCCGTTATGTATGGATTTCTGAACGGGTTGGCCATTATCATTTTCATGGCACAGGTAGAACAGTTTAAAATAACAGACAGCAGTGGAGCGGTGAGCTGGCTGCAGGGAATGCCTTTGTACATTATGGCTGGCCTGACTGCTCTGACCATTGCCATCGTTTATTTTTTTCCAAAAATTACAAAAGTTGTTCCTGCCTCTTTGGTCGCTATTATGGTGGTATTTGCTGTAGTTCTAGGATTTAATATTCCAACAAAGACGGTGGCAGATATTGCCCGCATCAGCGGCAATCTTCCCAGTTTTCATCTTCCACAGATTCCTTTTTCTCTGAAAACGTTACAGATTATTTTTCCTTATGCCTTAATTATGGCCGGAGTAGGTCTTATAGAATCGCTGCTTACATTGTCTATGGTGGATGAAATTACCAATACGAAAGGCAGTGCAAACAAAGAATCTGTAGCCCAGGGACTGGCTAATATTACCAATGGCTTCTTTGGCGGAATGGGAGGATGTGCCATGGTAGCACAGACTTTGGTGAACCTTAATGCGGGCTCCAGAGCCAGGCTATCCGGAATAATAGCATCCATTTTAATTTTAATCATTATTCTGTGTGGAGCCCCTGTAATCGAGAAAATTCCTATGGCTGCTCTGGTAGGAGTGATGATGATGGTGGCTGTCAGTACTTTCCAGTGGGTATCTGTCAGGATTGTTAATAAAATGCCGAAATCTGATATTTTTGTGGGAGTGACTGTTGCTATGATCACGGTAGTTTTGCATAATCTTGCTTTAGCGGTTTTAATTGGAGTGATTATTTCAGCATTGGTTTTTGCCTGGGATAATGCTCAAAGAATAAGAGCAAGAAAGTACGTGGATGAAAGCGGAGTGAAGTATTACGAAATATATGGGCCTTTATTTTTTGGATCAGTAACCGCTTTTACCGACAAATTTGATCCGATGAACGATCCTGATCAGGTGGTTATTGATTTTAAGGAAAGCCGTATAGTAGATATGAGTGCAATAGATGCTCTGGATAAATTGTCCAAACGCTATAAACAGGAAAATAAAACTTTGCATTTGCGCCATCTCAGTGAAGACTGCCGGAAAATACTTAAGAATGCAGAGGCTGTGGTAGAAGTTAATATTCAGGATGATCCTACCTACAAGGTGATGCCGGAAAAATAA
- the fusA gene encoding elongation factor G — MKYNTRNIGIIAHVDAGKTTLSERILYYTGFIHKIGNVDSGNTTMDKDIQERNRGITISSAAISTQWKKDSNVYNINIIDTPGHIDFAVEVERSLRVLDSVIAVFCASSGVQPQTENVWFQAEKHGTSKICFINKMDRIGADFFAVLHEIRTKLNAVPLALQIPIGSEVHFEGVIDLVKMKALYWTDENGETIVEKEIPEHYITEADEYRIKLMETLAENDEIFFESFMDREQTATPGMISEAIQRVCKFGSAVPVLCGSAFKNKGIQPLLDAVVTYLPAPDQLADLQGRDPQTEETVIVERNEAATFSGLVFKVVIDKHMGRLAMLRVYSGRIQSGDTVLNVRTGESFRISRILQMQSDKTLSIEEAKAGDIVALTGIKDAKTGDSLSSVEKPILLEAITIPTPVIRVSIEPKTNGDEKSFGWVLAKIQEEDPSLVVERDPQTGETLLSGLGELHLEVTLEKIRLNHGIEINQGKPKVSYHEILTATKVHREKLSKQNGGSGQFADITFEIGPGNDHEHGLEFINRIKGGVIPTEFIPSVEKGFREAMEHGPLKGYPLENMKVTLLDGSFHAQDSAALDFEIAAREGFKAAAKGCSPKLMEPVMQVEIQSIEEYTGAVTADISRRRGIITSIDERSGRKIFAAEVPLACTFGYISDLRTLTSGRASISMKLSHYALVPDFIANTLIT; from the coding sequence AAACAGAGGGATTACCATTTCTTCTGCTGCCATTTCTACCCAATGGAAAAAAGACAGTAATGTGTATAACATCAATATTATTGACACTCCGGGACACATTGATTTTGCAGTGGAAGTGGAACGCTCCCTAAGGGTTCTGGATAGCGTTATTGCTGTTTTCTGCGCTTCTTCCGGTGTTCAGCCACAGACGGAGAATGTTTGGTTCCAAGCTGAGAAACACGGAACATCCAAAATCTGTTTCATCAATAAAATGGACAGAATTGGAGCAGATTTTTTCGCTGTTCTTCATGAGATAAGAACCAAATTGAATGCTGTTCCTCTTGCCCTTCAGATTCCGATTGGATCCGAAGTACATTTTGAAGGCGTTATTGATCTTGTTAAAATGAAAGCATTATACTGGACGGATGAAAACGGTGAAACCATTGTGGAAAAAGAAATTCCTGAGCATTATATTACTGAAGCCGATGAATACAGGATAAAATTAATGGAAACTCTGGCAGAAAATGACGAAATATTCTTTGAATCCTTTATGGACAGAGAACAGACCGCCACTCCCGGAATGATTTCAGAAGCTATCCAGAGGGTCTGCAAATTCGGATCTGCCGTTCCTGTTCTATGTGGTTCTGCTTTTAAAAATAAGGGAATCCAGCCTCTTCTTGATGCAGTGGTAACGTATCTTCCGGCTCCTGATCAGCTGGCTGACCTGCAAGGCAGAGATCCTCAGACGGAAGAAACCGTAATAGTGGAGAGAAATGAAGCAGCAACTTTTTCAGGACTTGTCTTCAAAGTAGTGATTGATAAACATATGGGAAGGCTGGCAATGCTTCGTGTCTATTCCGGAAGAATACAATCCGGAGATACGGTACTTAACGTAAGGACGGGTGAAAGTTTCAGGATTTCCAGAATTTTACAAATGCAGTCGGACAAAACATTATCTATAGAAGAAGCAAAAGCTGGGGATATTGTTGCTTTAACAGGAATAAAGGATGCCAAAACCGGAGATTCTTTATCTTCTGTGGAAAAGCCGATATTACTTGAAGCCATTACGATCCCTACTCCTGTGATCAGAGTATCGATTGAACCGAAAACCAATGGTGATGAAAAATCTTTTGGCTGGGTACTGGCTAAAATTCAGGAAGAAGATCCTTCTCTGGTCGTTGAAAGAGACCCGCAGACTGGTGAAACTTTATTAAGCGGACTGGGAGAACTTCATCTTGAAGTTACTTTAGAGAAAATCCGCCTGAATCATGGTATTGAAATTAACCAAGGAAAACCTAAAGTTTCTTACCATGAAATTTTAACGGCAACTAAAGTTCACAGAGAAAAGCTTTCCAAACAAAACGGGGGAAGCGGTCAGTTTGCTGATATCACTTTTGAAATCGGACCAGGAAATGATCATGAACATGGACTGGAATTCATCAATAGGATCAAAGGAGGGGTTATTCCTACTGAATTTATTCCTTCTGTTGAAAAAGGATTCAGAGAAGCCATGGAGCACGGACCTTTAAAAGGATACCCTCTGGAGAATATGAAGGTCACCCTTCTGGACGGTTCTTTCCACGCTCAGGATTCTGCGGCGCTTGATTTTGAGATCGCTGCAAGAGAAGGTTTCAAAGCGGCTGCCAAAGGATGTAGTCCTAAGCTTATGGAGCCTGTCATGCAGGTAGAGATCCAAAGTATTGAGGAATATACCGGAGCCGTTACAGCAGACATCAGCAGAAGAAGAGGTATCATCACTTCTATTGATGAAAGATCAGGAAGGAAGATTTTTGCTGCGGAAGTTCCGCTGGCTTGCACTTTCGGGTATATTTCTGATCTGAGAACACTGACAAGCGGACGCGCTTCTATCAGCATGAAATTATCGCACTATGCTTTAGTGCCTGATTTTATCGCCAATACATTAATAACCTAA